The Phaeodactylum tricornutum CCAP 1055/1 chromosome 8, whole genome shotgun sequence genome has a window encoding:
- a CDS encoding predicted protein, translating into MPSNDPLWAAASPNPSTSSWFAGATTTKLLVILSVVAYGTMHTQKTFPAWQFDAQLIRDGQWHRLFSSKVAFGTPGTALLGTTLGVLFSRQFERELGSRRFVSFVLFVQIVAVLLEAGLLATAFPYPWRYSGPYALLGAAFRLYHVHTPRLHPRFFGVLGFWCSEKAVYYLWMLQLTGSGGYSTVGATATGWLAAVLYTRLGSTSSSGIAHLPTVLDIPDWLVALWKPIGDRVGDVPPRLLVPRTAAAGRPGFAPAPHPIFGGQPLPPPAPTVRTPVVVEPDPAAREQLLLMGFDADAVEQALRETRNDVNRAADRLLNQ; encoded by the coding sequence ATGCCCTCGAACGATCCATTGTGGGCTGCCGCGTCGCCGAATCCGTCGACCTCTTCCTGGTTTGcgggagcgacgacgacaaaactCCTCGTCATTCTTTCCGTGGTTGCGTACGGGACAATGCACACACAAAAGACGTTCCCCGCGTGGCAGTTTGATGCTCAACTGATTCGTGACGGACAATGGCACCGCTTATTCTCTTCCAAAGTTGCCTTTGGTACTCCGGGTACGGCACTCCTAGGCACGACGCTCGGCGTCCTATTCTCCCGACAGTTTGAACGTGAACTCGGTAGTAGGCGGTTCGTCTCGTTCGTTCTCTTTGTCCAAATTGTCGCCGTACTGTTGGAAGCGGGTTTGTTGGCCACCGCGTTTCCGTACCCTTGGCGGTACTCGGGACCCTACGCTCTTCTCGGCGCTGCCTTTCGCCTCTACCACGTCCATACACCCCGCCTACATCCACGCTTTTTTGGAGTCCTCGGATTTTGGTGTTCCGAAAAGGCGGTCTACTATCTATGGATGCTGCAACTGACAGGGTCCGGCGGATACTCCACCGTTGGAGCTACGGCCACGGGATGGCTCGCCGCAGTTCTTTACACGCGTCTCGGTAGTACCAGCAGCAGTGGCATTGCCCATCTACCCACCGTTTTGGATATTCCGGATTGGCTCGTGGCGTTATGGAAACCAATAGGAGATCGCGTCGGTGATGTTCCGCCGAGGTTGTTGGTTCCGCGCACGGCAGCGGCGGGGCGACCGGGCTTCGCGCCCGCACCCCATCCCATCTTTGGAGGGCAGCCGTTACCCCCGCCCGCTCCCACCGTACGTACTCCTGTCGTTGTTGAACCGGATCCAGCCGCCCGGGAACAACTTTTGCTCATGGGCTTTGACGCCGACGCCGTGGAGCAAGCCCTCCGGGAGACCCGGAACGACGTGAATCGAGCGGCGGATCGCCTACTCAACCAGTAA